The Bacteroidales bacterium region ATATATGTATGGGCATGTTTAATCCCGATGCGCGTAAACCACCGGTCTAACCTGCTTCCTTCCTTCTGCTGTACAAAATGAAGATCAAAAATCACCTCGGCTTTTGTGTTCCGGCAAAGCCACCGTGCAATTCGTCCCATGGGAAGTCCCTGAATGGCAATAGCCCATTGGAAAATGACAAGATGCGGATTCAGTTTCTTAATAAACCGATAGGTACGGTACCAGCTTAACGGTCTGTTGTAATTGGTAAGGTAATGTACAGAAATGTTGGTTCCTTCCAGCAAAGCTTCTGTTCTGCTTTTCCGGTCAAGAAAATCACGCGGAATGATAGCCGGATACTGGCTTGTCCACGAAACGATATGTACTTCCGCTTCGCCGGTACGGGCCAATGCTTTGGCAAGTGACGTATTGTAGTTGGCAATACCCCCCTTAAACATAGGACCCGGTCCAAAACAGACAATCCTTTTCATTCAGCAGTCTGAAAAAAATTTCGGCAAATATAAACCATTTTGCAACAGTACCTTCACAAAAGCTTTTCAGTTAATAAAAAAAATAATCCTGATTCATGGAAGAACGAATCAGGAATTTTGAACAATCCTTAACCTTTTATTCCTCTGAAATTCTTCTGCAGGCAGCTTCATAAACCCGGCGCATGCCTTCTTCGAGGGATATTTTTGGTTTCCAGCCGAAGCGCTTTTCCATCAGTGACATATCGGCATAGCGGGAATAAACTCCCATTGGTTTATCAGTAAGCGCCTTTATAACCGGTGAATACCCCGCGAACCGGCAGAAAAGCTGAATCAGTTCGATAAATGATGTGAGCTTGCCTGATCCGATATTATAGGCTGACCCATCCCCTACATTGTCCATCAGAAGCTGGATACAGTCAATCACATCATCGATGTGGACAAAATCCCTTCCCTGTTTACCGGTCCCCCATACCTCAAAAGGATCTTCCTTTCGTGCAGCACGTGCAGCAATGGCTGGCACAGGGTAGGTCAGGTCCTGGTCTTCGCCGTACCCCGAAAAAGGTCTGATGCAGACCACCTTTACACCATAATGCCTGGCTGCAATGCGCGCCAGAAATTCACCCGTAAGTTTCGACCAGCCATAAGTCATATCGGGCGTACCCAGGTTTTTTTCAAAATCAATATCTGATTCCTTAAGGGCAACGGCACCCTGCGAAGTCTGCAGGTTCACCGGATAAGCCGCACTGGAGCTCGGATACAACACCCTGGCCGGCTTATGGGTACAGACCCAATGGAAAAATTCCGCATCAATGGAAAGATCAAGGGCCACCATCATCGGATCCCCTTCAATTTTTGCCCTCCCTCCTACAATCGCTGCAAAATGATAGACATCGTGAAAAGTATGAAAATCAGGTATCCAGTTTTTTGCAATAAAATCAGGCTCATGGCGAAACCTGAAAAGAAAATCACGAAAATCTTCCTTCAGAAAATAAACCCTTTCGTCCGGGCCGATTATTTCAGCTTCTCCCAGCTTGCGCACAGTATAGGAAGGAAACCAACGCGCGGGGTGCATTCCGGTGGATAAATCGTCAACAATAAAAATCGTATCGCTGGTAGTTTTCAAAAGTCGCTTGACCACATTCCGACCCACAAAACCACAACCTCCGGAAACAAGATGATACTTCATAATGTTACGTTCTTAAAATACAACAGGCAAACCATGATCAGATAACTTTATCAATCAGGTAAACATTTCGCTCTGGAGAAGTGCGAGAAACCAATTCTCCAAGAAAACCGGCCACAAAGAGCTGGGTTCCCAGAATCATGGCAGTAAGGGCAATATAAAAGTAAGGGCTGTCGGTAACCAGCGGGGCACCCAACCCCCTTTTCAGCATGCTGAGTTTATGAATACCCAGACCGGCCGCCAGAACAAAACCAACAATAAACATGAGCGTACCCAGTGTGCCAAACAAATGCATGGGCCGTTTTCCGAATTTTGAAATAAAGGTTATCGACAGAAGATCAAGGTACCCGTTAATAAAACGCTCCAGTCCGAACTTGGATGTTCCGTATTTACGTTTCCTGTGCTGCACCACCTTCTCCCCTATTTTGGCAAATCCGGCTTTCCGTACAATAACAGGGATATATCGGTGCATTTCTCCATAAACCTCTATGCTTTTTACTACCTTATTCTTATATGCCTTAAGCCCGCAGTTAAAATCATGCAGGTGAATCCCCGTCATAACCCGGGCAGTAAAATTGTAAAGCTTACTTGGTATAGTCTTGGAGATGGGATCATATCGCTTCTTTTTCCAGCCCGACACCATATCATAATCCTCTTCCCTGATCATTCTGACCAGCTCAGGAATTTCGTCGGGACTGTCCTGAAGATCGGCATCCATAGTAATTACTACTTCGCCCGCTGCCAGCTCAAATCCTTTGTGAAGAGCTGCCGATTTCCCGTAGTTACGGCGAAATTTGATTGCACGGATATGGGAATCTTCTTTGGCAAGCCGTTCAATTACCTGCCATGAATGATCGGTACTTCCGTCATCCACAAGTATTGCCTCATATTCCAGCGAATGATCCTGACAAACCTTCCTGATCCAGGCAACAAGTTCGGGAAGTGATTCCTCTTCATTGTAAAGTGGTATAACTATCGAAACATCCATGACGCTCACTTGCTCTTACTTCTGTTCTTCCGGAGATACCTCCTGCATTACGTCAGCAAAGGTGTCGCCTTCTTTTTTAAGAAAGGCAGCTGCGACCAGAGCAACCACTGCATTGATGAGACCTATGCCCAGAAGAGCAAAAAACTGGCCAATGAGCACAACCCACAATTTTGACGACATCTGTTTCTGCTGTTCGATCATGGCCTCAATCTGCTCTTCAGTAAATCTGCCCTTTTTTAGCATCTGTTCAGCAGAATACTGGAATGCCTTATCGCGTATTCCCGGATCGATCAGATAAGTTAATATATTATTGAAAATTAATGAAACAGCCATTGCAAAAAGGCCGATCAAAAAAGCACTGAGAAAAGCTTTTCCGTAACTCATGGAACCATGCATCACCGCGTCACGCAAATGTTTGGTACCAATGACCATAAACACAATGACAATCAACGCACCTACAACATTATTAAGTAAAATAGGCTTATAAAACATTAAATCAAAAAAATAAAGGAAAAGGGAATAGACGATAAGTACCATCCCCGCAACTATTCCGTAATTGAGAGAATTTTTCCCCAGGGAAACTGATGGATTCATAGCATGCTGTTTTTAAGGGTTTTCCGGATAATAATGGACAAAGATAGAAGAATGTTTGTAATTGTTTATTGTTTCGTTGTATCTTTGCACAGGGTAAGTCTTATACGACCAGCTCCTGCCGAACCCCCCCAGGTCCGGAAGGAAGCAAGGGTAGGCGGTTGTAGCGGTGCGATATAAGGAGCTTACCCTTTTTTTATTGTCCTTTTTTAAAAAAATTTTGATTTTTAAAAGAAATAGTTACATTTGCTGTTGTAAAACATAAATGTAAAACATATGGTACGTTTCCTTCTCCTCGGTGTAGTAGTAGTCATCCGCGAATCACTGGCGTGAGAAAGGGATTTACCTTAAAATTATAAAGGGGCCTTCTCACGCAAAAAGAGAAGGCCTTCTGATTTTATAAACTTAATGTATTGAGTATGAAATATCCGCTGCGCAGTTACACAACCACCAAGGGGCGTCAGATGGCAGGTGCAAGGAGCCTCTGGAGAGCAAACGGAATGCGCGAAGACCAGTTTGGCAAACCGGTGATTGCCATTGTAAATTCATTTGCGCAATTTGTTCCTGGTCATGTTCATCTGCATGATGTCGGTCAGATGATCAAGTCAATCATTGATTCAGAAGGAGCCTTCGGAGCCGAGTTCAATACAATAGCCATTGACGATGGTATTGCCATGGGGCATGGAGGTATGCTGTACAGTCTGCCTTCGCGGGATCTCATTGCCGACAGCGTGGAATACATGTGCAATGCCCATCAGGTAGATGCCATGATTTGCATATCGAACTGCGATAAAATTACCCCGGGCATGCTGATGGCAGCCATGCGGCTTAATATTCCCACTGTTTTTGTTTCGGGTGGCCCGATGGAAGCGGGTGAAACAGGAGGAAAAAAATATGACCTGGTTGATGCAATTGTAATGGGCGCAGATCCTTCTGTACCTGACAACCTGCTCGATGCCGTGGAAAAACAGGCCTGCCCCACCTGCGGGTCCTGTTCAGGAATGTTCACTGCCAACTCGATGAACTGTCTGAATGAGGCTCTTGGTATGGCGTTGCCGGGAAACGG contains the following coding sequences:
- a CDS encoding NAD-dependent epimerase/dehydratase family protein, whose protein sequence is MKYHLVSGGCGFVGRNVVKRLLKTTSDTIFIVDDLSTGMHPARWFPSYTVRKLGEAEIIGPDERVYFLKEDFRDFLFRFRHEPDFIAKNWIPDFHTFHDVYHFAAIVGGRAKIEGDPMMVALDLSIDAEFFHWVCTHKPARVLYPSSSAAYPVNLQTSQGAVALKESDIDFEKNLGTPDMTYGWSKLTGEFLARIAARHYGVKVVCIRPFSGYGEDQDLTYPVPAIAARAARKEDPFEVWGTGKQGRDFVHIDDVIDCIQLLMDNVGDGSAYNIGSGKLTSFIELIQLFCRFAGYSPVIKALTDKPMGVYSRYADMSLMEKRFGWKPKISLEEGMRRVYEAACRRISEE
- a CDS encoding glycosyltransferase family 2 protein, producing the protein MDVSIVIPLYNEEESLPELVAWIRKVCQDHSLEYEAILVDDGSTDHSWQVIERLAKEDSHIRAIKFRRNYGKSAALHKGFELAAGEVVITMDADLQDSPDEIPELVRMIREEDYDMVSGWKKKRYDPISKTIPSKLYNFTARVMTGIHLHDFNCGLKAYKNKVVKSIEVYGEMHRYIPVIVRKAGFAKIGEKVVQHRKRKYGTSKFGLERFINGYLDLLSITFISKFGKRPMHLFGTLGTLMFIVGFVLAAGLGIHKLSMLKRGLGAPLVTDSPYFYIALTAMILGTQLFVAGFLGELVSRTSPERNVYLIDKVI
- a CDS encoding DUF4199 domain-containing protein, which codes for MNPSVSLGKNSLNYGIVAGMVLIVYSLFLYFFDLMFYKPILLNNVVGALIVIVFMVIGTKHLRDAVMHGSMSYGKAFLSAFLIGLFAMAVSLIFNNILTYLIDPGIRDKAFQYSAEQMLKKGRFTEEQIEAMIEQQKQMSSKLWVVLIGQFFALLGIGLINAVVALVAAAFLKKEGDTFADVMQEVSPEEQK